Proteins found in one Paludisphaera rhizosphaerae genomic segment:
- a CDS encoding DUF1559 domain-containing protein: MIPTKRRGFTLIELLVVIAIIAVLIALLLPAVQAAREAARRAQCVNNLKQIGLGMHNYHSANNSFPMGQTIGPKSSPTDAMASWAGWSATALMLPFMEQQAMYSSCNFQWSVDPYGDLCYYFNSTVANSKVAIFLCPSDGNVGQPNINNYFASVGTTANALHSGCGGGWNPACKGTGSTGVFTLFLSYDIGSITDGTANTIAYSESLVGKANVGNAYRGNSTRGVTDPGVGSLFDASSNPTLTNQGLQACAAAFNSNTNISTNKGQLWCFGARGYGMFSTIQTPNDNKYKFGTCQFGCANCGLDVAWAIDAQSNHSGGVNTLMGDGSVRFVKDSVSQQTWWALGTRANGEVVSSDSY; this comes from the coding sequence ATGATTCCCACGAAGCGTCGCGGTTTCACACTTATCGAGCTGCTGGTGGTGATCGCGATCATCGCGGTCCTCATCGCCTTGCTGCTGCCGGCCGTCCAGGCGGCTCGTGAGGCGGCTCGTCGGGCGCAGTGCGTCAATAATCTGAAGCAGATCGGCCTGGGGATGCACAACTACCACAGCGCCAACAACAGCTTCCCGATGGGGCAGACGATCGGCCCCAAGAGCAGCCCCACGGACGCCATGGCGAGCTGGGCCGGCTGGAGCGCCACGGCCCTGATGCTGCCGTTCATGGAGCAGCAGGCGATGTACAGCTCGTGCAACTTCCAGTGGTCGGTCGACCCCTACGGCGACCTCTGCTATTACTTCAATAGCACGGTGGCCAACAGCAAGGTCGCCATCTTCCTGTGCCCGTCCGACGGCAACGTGGGCCAGCCGAACATCAACAACTACTTCGCCTCGGTGGGGACGACGGCCAACGCCCTGCACAGCGGCTGCGGCGGCGGCTGGAACCCGGCGTGCAAGGGGACCGGAAGCACGGGCGTCTTCACGCTCTTCCTGTCGTACGACATCGGCTCGATCACCGACGGCACGGCCAACACGATCGCCTACTCCGAGTCGCTGGTCGGCAAGGCCAACGTGGGCAACGCTTACCGCGGCAACAGCACTCGCGGCGTGACCGATCCGGGCGTTGGTTCCTTGTTCGACGCCTCGTCGAACCCGACCCTGACCAACCAGGGGCTCCAGGCCTGCGCCGCGGCGTTCAACAGCAATACGAACATCTCCACCAACAAGGGTCAGCTCTGGTGCTTCGGCGCCCGCGGCTACGGGATGTTCTCGACGATCCAGACCCCCAACGACAACAAGTACAAGTTCGGCACGTGCCAGTTCGGCTGTGCCAACTGCGGCCTGGACGTGGCCTGGGCCATCGACGCCCAGAGCAACCACTCCGGCGGCGTCAACACCCTCATGGGCGACGGTTCCGTCCGGTTCGTCAAGGACTCGGTCTCCCAGCAGACCTGGTGGGCCCTCGGCACCCGAGCCAACGGCGAAGTCGTCAGCTCGGACAGCTACTGA
- a CDS encoding VOC family protein: MRIEGILETALYVADVQRAADFYRRLFGFPTLLESERLIALNVAGRSVLLLFQAGGTSEPFAVPGGGGVIPPHGGSPGGYHFAFAIAAEDVEPWRARLESEGVPVESVVTWPTGAISVYFRDPDDNLAELITGGFWKMD; this comes from the coding sequence ATGCGGATCGAAGGCATTCTGGAGACGGCCCTTTACGTGGCCGACGTGCAACGCGCCGCGGACTTCTACCGCCGGCTGTTCGGCTTCCCCACGCTGTTGGAGTCGGAGCGGCTGATCGCCCTGAACGTGGCGGGAAGGAGCGTGCTTCTCCTCTTCCAGGCCGGCGGAACGTCGGAGCCGTTCGCCGTCCCCGGCGGCGGGGGCGTCATCCCTCCCCACGGCGGCTCCCCGGGCGGCTACCACTTCGCCTTCGCGATCGCCGCCGAGGACGTCGAGCCCTGGCGCGCCCGCCTCGAATCCGAGGGCGTCCCCGTTGAGAGCGTCGTGACCTGGCCCACCGGCGCGATCAGCGTCTACTTCCGCGACCCCGACGACAACCTCGCCGAACTGATCACCGGCGGATTCTGGAAAATGGACTGA